The Streptomyces tubercidicus DNA segment GCTGCACCTCGCCGTCGTGGTAGGTCAGGTCGATGTCCCGGCGGCCCGGGGTGCGCAGCCCGTCGAGATCCTCGAAGGCGTCCTCGGCCACTACGGAGAGCGCGGTGTCCACGATCTCCTTGCTGTTGCGGTAGTTGGCGCGCAGCACCTGGCCGCGGTCCCCGCGGATGTCGATGCCCGCGTCCGAGAGCCGGAATCCTCCCGGGTAGACGGCCTGTTGGCCGTCGCCGACCAGGAGGAGCCCGTTGGGGGTGTCGCCCACCAGGGCGTGCAGCAGGCGCACCCCGACGAGGGTCAGGTCCTGGACCTCGTCCACGACGACGGCCGTATAGCCGCTGTGGCCGGTACGCCCGGCCGCCTCGGCGAGTGCGAGGGAGAGCACATCGTTGAAGTCGTGCACGGCGCGCTCGGTGCGCTCTGCCTCGTACGCCTCGTACAGGGACCAGACGGCCTGCCGGTGCGGGCGGCGCAGACCGGCGCGTCGGCGGCGGCGCGGGAGGGCGGCGTACTCCTCGAAGGAGGTGATGCCGCGGCCCTTGATGACGTAGTCGATCTCTTCCCGCCAATACGGGTGCTGCGGATCGATCTCGGTCAGACAGCTGTTCCGGCCGAGGTGTTTCCAGGCGAAGCTGAAGGCCGTCTCCGCCTTCTCCTTGTGCAGGTGGACCGGGATGCCGCGGTCGCGCAGATACTCCTGCGCCCAGGAGTGCAGGCTGCGGAAGTCGATCCGGTCGGCCACCGCCGGGGCCATGGTCTTCAGGAAGGTGGCCTGTACGCGGGGCAGGTTATTGGCAAACGTGACGTACAGGACGCGGCCGTTGGTGCGCTGGGCGAGATAGGCGGCGCGGTGCAGGGCGATGACCGTCTTGCCGGTGCCCGCCGGGCCGCTGATCCTGGCCGGACCGGCCCAGTTGCGCCGTACGAGCGCGAGCTGATCGGGGTCCAGGAAGGTCATCCACTGCTCAATGGGCGCCCGGCGCGCCTCGTCGAGAGCGGCTTCCCGCAGCCCGTCGAGGTCGAAGAGCCCGTCCGACCCGGCGTCCGGTGGCCGGGTGGCGGCGTCCTGCGACGTGACGGCGGGCGGCGACGGTGCCGCGGGCGGCGGGGCCTGGTACTCGGGAAAGACCCGCGCCAGATGCTCGGTGAGGGCGCGGACGGACTCCCCGGACAGCCGGGTGCGCTCCGACAGCAGCGCCGGTCCGATCTCCCGCTCGCCCAGCAGCCGCACCCGCCCCAGCTCCGCGTCGACCCGATGCCCCGCGAAGGCCAGCAGCGGCCGCACCGCCACCGGGGACATCCCCAGGGACGCCACCGCGCTCTCCGCGGCCTTGGTGACCGCGAGCAGCTTGCGGCGGTGCTCATCGCGGGAGAAGCCGCCGGCCCGCAGCCGGCCCCCGGATATCTCCGGTGCGGCCCGCCAGTTCTTGACGTCGATGACGAAGACCCCGCCGGGACCGATCAGCAGCATGTCCACATTGGCCGCACGGGTACCGGGCCAGCGCCGGTCCACGAGCAGCCGCCAGCCCCGCTCGGTCAGCATCAGCAACTGGGCGGCGACCCGCTGCTCCCCCTCACTCGCCGCCTCCCAGCGCTCGGCCCGCTGCCGGGCGGCCTGCCACTGCTCCCGTAAAAGGCGCTCCTGCCGACGTGCCTGCTGCGCCCGCCGCGCCGCCGAAGCCCCGGCCGACCTGCCCACCGCACTCCCTGCCGCCATCGTCCGCCCCCTCACCGCTCGCCCCCGTAGGAATGAGCCAAGAACCCTAGGTCCCGGACCGCATGCCACGGAAGTGCGCACGGGAGGGGCACGGGCGCATGACGCGGAGGGTCCGCGGGGAGGCGGCCGACACTATTCGGACTTGGCGAACTCCACGAGCCCGGCGAACCCCTGGCGGGTCAGTGTCAGCCGCGGACCCTTGGGGTCCTTGCTGTCACGGACCAGGAACTTTCCGGTGGCGGACGCGTGCTCAGGTGCCCACTCGATGCACCGACCGCCGGGCCGACCGGAAGAGCCCCGCCGCCGACGTCCCCAACCCGGTCGGCGCGGCCAGTCGGCCCGGTGAACCCGTCGGGTGGCGCAACTCGGAGGAGCGGTAGCGCAGGCAGTCGCGGTGCCAGATGAGGATGCCGGCCATCCAGTGTTCCAACTCGCGGACGTGGTCGTGCAGTGCCTCGCGGGCCTCGGGGGCGAGTTGGAAGTCGTCGCAGACGACGGGGAGTTCATGGGTCGCGACGTGTTGGAACTCGCGCATGCGGGAGGTCATCAGGTCGTGGACGATGTGCAGCGCGGTCGGGTAGTCGCAGCCGAAGAAGGTCTGGACGACCAGGATGCCGTTGTGGACCTCGCCCTCGTATTCGATCTCCTTCTGGTAGGAGAAGACATCGTTCAGCAGGCCCGCGTAGTCGGCGGCGGCGTTCTGCAGTGAGCGCAGGGTGCCGGTGCGGTAGATCTCCGGCGGGACCGTGCGGTCGTGGCCGATGCGGCGCAGGCTCATGGTGAGGTCGGCGCCGAAGGTCGCCCGGCGCATCTCGATGTAGTCGACCGGGTCGGGGATGCGGTGCTGGATCTGGTTGTCGATCTCCCAGAGCCAGCTGGCCGTCATCGTGTCGACGGCGTCCCGGAAGGCCCGGCGCGCCTCGGGGGCCATGGCGGCCGTCGTACGGGGCCACAGGTCGGCCAGCCCGCGTTCGAGGGCGTTGACCGGCTCGGGCGGCGGTGTCGCGGAGTCGAGCGGCATGAAGGCCGACAGCCGCTCGGTGCAGACCGTGGCCGAGGCGCGGTCGCGGGTGCGGCCGAAGACCGCCGGGTAGTAGTCGTCGGCGTAGGTGCCCCAGGCCAGCCAGGCGGAGCTGAGGTCCAGTTGCTCCGGGGTGGCGTCCGGGTGGATGCCGGCCGCGCAGAGCGCCAGATCGTGCCGGATCAGCGCGGGCTCGTCCCAGATGCCGGAGAGCGGCACACCGGGCTGCGGCTGGAGGAGGCCCATCCGGTGCGCCCAGTCGACGAGCCGCTGCCGGGCGCCGTCCAGGTGGGGGCTGAGGCTGGTGGTGAACGGCATGCAGAAGTCGGGGAGTTGGGACGGGCCGACCTGCCGGTACGGGAGGTGGGTGCCGCTGCGGAGGCGCAGCGCACCAGCCGTGGCCAGGGCGGTCTTCAGGTCCGCCGCCGAGGTGCCGAGGCCGCCGAGGGAGAAGGGCGACCAGGGCTGCGCGCTGCCGGCCGCGGCGCCGCCGCCGTTCATGTAGCGGCTGGAGCGCATATGCCATTCGTGGCCGCCGGACTGCCAGTCCTGGAGCCCCTTGGCGTACGCCAGCACCTCGGCGCAGGACGTCGGGTCGAGCCTCTTCTCCAGGAAGAGCGCGGGGAGTTCGGCGACCACCGTGTTCTCGAACTGCTGGAGCCGGGAGGTGATCAGATCGTTGACGGCGTCCGCCGCCTCCTGGGTGGTGCAGTTCAGGAAGTGCTCCAGTACCAGGACGCCATTGCTCAGCTCGCCCTCCTCCTCCGTCTCCCGCTGGTAGGAGAAGAGATCGTTCCGCAGATGCACGCCGTCGGAGAAGGTGTCCCGCAGCACCCGCAGCGGCCGGGAGGCGGCGACGGCCGCGGGCACCTCGGCGCCGGTCGCATACTCCACCAGCCCCGCCGACCAGGGCGCACCACCGACCTTGCGGCGCATCTCGATGTATTCAACGGGGTTGGGCACCCGGTGGATATGGATATTGGACAGTTCCCACAACGACTCATTGAGCAGATGCTCGGTGCTCTCGGCGAACCGCCGCCGCCAGTCCATGGACATCCGCGGCACCGTACGCGCCCACAGGTCGGCGAGCCCGGCCTCGACCGGGTTGACCGGCTCCGGTACGGGCGTGGTCAGATCCATCGGCATAAAGGCGGGCAGCCGGTCCAGGTACTCCTTGCCGCCCTTCCGGTCCAGCGTCCGCTTGAACGTCTCCAGGAAGTGGTCATCGAAGAAGAAGACCCAGACGTACCAGTCGGTCACCAGCGAGAGCGCGTCGGCGTCGCAGTCCGGGTGGGTGTAGGAGCACAACAGGGCGTAATCATGGGCGTCGAGATCCCGCTGCTCCCAGATACCCGAGCCCTCCAGCATGCCCATCTCCCGGGCCCACGTCCTGGAGTGCGTACGGGCGGCCTCCAGGTGGGGGTTCAACCGCGCCGGATGGGGCGTGTAGAAGTGCGGCAATTCAAATGGCTGTGTCACGGTTGCTGGCCTCTCCCCATACGTACGGAAGGAAGGCGCGCTGCACCACGCCTCCCTTGACGGGGCTGCGCTACCCCGGGGCTCAGCGCCTTAGGCCTTATGGAGGAGGAGCTTCCGCCTCCGCTCCCCTTGGGTCCGGAGTGGGCCGAACCGGGATCATTTCTGGCTGACTTGTGGGAGTTTTCTTTCGTCGGGGGTGAGGGGCTGGGCGGTGGTCCGGTCGGTGGTCCGGCCTCTGGTCCGGCCGCTCGTCGCCGTCCGCAGGGCGAGAGCCGCCAGCGCCTCCGGGGCACCGGCCTGGCCGCGGATCCCGGGGAAGGCGTTGATGTCCACGATGAGGGGCGCACCGGCCGCACCATCGGCATCGCCGCCCCCGGCTTCGGCACCACCGGCGTCGAGAATGTCCACCCCGTAGACGTCCAGGCCGAAGACCTCGCCGACCTGGAGCGCGGCGGCGGTCCAGCTCGCGGGCAGCTCGGCGGTCGGCAGCGGCAGGTTCGGGCCGCGGCCGTCCGGGGCCAGCTCCGAGCGGCGCAGCGCGGCGAAGAGCTGTCCGTCGACCACCCACAGCTTGTGGTCCCAGCCGCTGTTCGGGACGAAGTCCTGCGCCACCACCGGCTCTTCGGCCCAGTCGGCGGCCAGTTCCCGCAGCCGTACGGCGCTGTCGGCGCGGGCCACCAGGTCGTGGCGGCGGCTGAACCGGCTCTTGATCACCAGCGGGCCGGGCGGTGCGCCGGCCGCGGCCAGCTCCCCGAGGGCGGCCACACAGCGGGTACCGGCAAACGGCAGCCCCGCCGCGCGGGCCACCGCCGCCATCGCCACCCGGTCCTGGCAACGGGCGGTCGCCGCCGCCGAGTTGAGCACCGGGGCGCCGTGCTCCTCCAGCAGCGCGGCGAGCGCCAGCGCCCGCGGCGTCCGGGCCTTGAGGAGATAGACATCGGCGAGCGAGGAGAGATCGGGCCCCGGCCCCTCGGCACCCGGGTCCAGGGTTTCGACCTGGTGATCCGGTGCCAGCAGGTCACTGACCGCCGCCAGCAGCGGATGCCCGGGATCGGCGGTGAGCAGACAAATCCTCACCGGCCACCACCCATCGACGCCGCGGGCCAGTTGGCACGGGGAACGGACGGCACGGCGAACGGGGGCGTCGGCAGCCCGGCCACGGACACCGCTTCCGACACCGGCTCCGGCTCGCGCCCGGCCTCCCGTACAGGCTCCCCGGCAAACGCCTCCCGAGCCGCCTCCCGTACAGACGCCTCCCGCCCCCTCGTCCCCCTACGGGCGAGGTCCAGGACCGCGGCCGACACCCGGGCGACCGCGTCCGGCACCTGACGGAAGCTGGGGAAGTCATTGATGTCGACGACCACCGGGCCGTCCGGCCCGAGCAGGATGTCGACCCCGTACAGATCGAGGCCGAAGACGTCGCCTATCTCGGCGGTGATCCGGGCGACTTCGGTGGTCAGCGGCACCTGCCGTTCGTGTACGGCGTGTGCCGGGTGCAGCGGCGAGCACCGCTCGGTCGCGTACAGCTCACCGGCGACGCTGTACACCTTCAGATCCGTACCGGAGTTGGGAACATAGGGCTGCGCGATGAGCAGCCCACCGCCCGCCCCGCCCGGACCCGCCGCGCCGCCCGACTCCACCGCATCCACCGGATCCAGCAGCCGGTCCGGCGTCGCCACCAGCCGGACGGCACGCCCGGAGCTGCCGTCCGCCGGCTTGACCACGAGGGGGAACTCCGCCTCGGCTATCTCCGCGAACTCCTCGGGACGGGCCGCCGCATACGTCACGGGGACGGGCAGCCCCTTGCTCCGGGCGATCACCGCGGCCAGCGCCTTGTCCCGTACGCCACGGATGGCCCGGACATCGTTCACCGTCGTCAGCCCGACGGAAGCGGCCGCCTCCAGGAGCGTCAGACCCGGCCCGCCGGAGACCGTCTTGAGGACCCAGGCGTCGTGGCTGCCCGCCTGTATCGCCTCGGATATCCGGATCAGCGAACGGCCGGGCCACACCACATCCACCTGGTGGCCCCAGGCGCGGAGTTGGTGGATCACCTCCAGCGGCATGCCGTCATGGCGGTACTGCTCCTCCACCAGGAAGCAGAGTCTCATCGGTGCACCCTCGTCATCGCCGCACGTCCACCGTCCGTCCGGCAGATCCATGACACCCCAGGATCCCATGCGGCCCCACGGAGCCGGGGTGGACCCACGCACGCGGCGACCGGCGACCGACCACCGGTCACCGGCCGCACCTGCTTCTCCTGCCACGGCCCCGTGACCTGGGCCTACGCCGTGACCGGTTGCGCGGCCCCGCGCCTCAGCCCTCGCCCGCGAGGAAGCCGTGCAACGCCTCCTCCACCATCCGGTTGAACACGTCCGGCCGCTCCATGTTGGGGTAGTGCGCGGTGCCGTCGATGGTGGCGCTGCGGCCGTGCGCGACGGACCGCACGAGGCGTTCGCCCATACCGATGCAGTCGTCCATATCGAGGGTGCCGTTGACGACCAGCACCGGGACCGTGATGTTCGCCGTTCGCGCCCAGGTATCGGTAACCGGCACGTGCCGGTCCGGTTCGTCAGCGGTGTGCTTGGCCAACGTCCGCCGCGCCATGTCCCGTATGCGTCCCACGACCTGCGGATCGACCGCGTCGAGCGTGCGGTGCGGTCCGGCCGCGTACATCACGAACGCGTCGATCCAGCCCTCGATGTCACCGGCGGCCATCGCACGGGCCTGGGCGGCCCGGACCTCCCGGACCCAGGGGTGATGGAACTCCGGCTCGCTGGTCCCGGCGCCGCAGACCACCAGCGCGCGCACCAGACCGGGATGCTCCAGCGCGGTGTCCACCGCCATGGCCCCGCCCATCGACACCCCCACCAGGACCGCGGGCCCGGTGTCGAGGTGGCGCAGCAGCGCGGCGAGGTCGTCGGTCTGGCGGAAGGCCCGGGTCGCGTTGGCCGACGCGCCGTGGCCCCGGGCGTCCGGCACGATCACCCGGTGGTCCCGCGCGAAGTACGGGAGTTGGTCGTCCCACATTCCGCCGTCCACGAAGCCACCGTGCAGCAGCACCAGCGGCCGGCCGCTGCCGGCGTCGCGGTAGGCGAGAAGTCCGTCGTGCGTCTCGAAAGTGCGTACCTCAAGAGCATCAGTCATGACAACCAAGGTGCCATCCCTGATGGAGTTTTGGCAACCAAGGTGTCATCCTGATGCCGTGACCGACACCGCCGCGCCGCTGCCGCCCGATGACCTCGCCCACCGGCTCACCGAGGTGTTCGACCTCGTGGGCCCGCTGTACCGGCGCGTCCAGCGCAAGGTCGAACAGAGCGCCCCGATCGAGGGCTTGTCCGTCGGCGTGCGGGCCGTCCTGGATCTGCTCCGCGAGAACGGCCCGATGACCGTTCCGCAGATGGGCCGCGCCCAGGCCCTGAGCCGGCAGTTCGTCCAGCGCATGGTCAACGACGCCGCGGACCGGCAGCTGGTCGAGATCACCCCGAACCCGGCCCACCAGCGCTCCTCGCTGATCCGGCTGACCGACGACGGCCGGGCCGCCATCACCGCCGTGCTCACGCGCGAACGTGCACTGCTGCGCCAGGTCGACGGCGGGCTGACCGACGCCGAGGTGACGGCGTGCGTGCGGGTGCTCACGAGGATGCTGGCGCTCTTCGACCACGTCGAGGTCTGACCTCCCCCGCCCCGTATCGCTACCGTGAGGCCACCCGCACCGACGCGGGACCGGGACGGGACCAGGCATCCGACCGGGGACGGGACCGGCATGGAATCGGGAGGCCCAGTGACCAGCAAGGCCGTGCCCTTCGACGGGCTCGACCGCAAGATCGTTGCGGCGCTGATCGACAACGGCCGGGCGAGCTTCGCGGAGATCGGGGCGGCGATCGGGCTGTCGTCGACCGCGGTGAAGCGGCGGGTGGACCGGATGCGGGAGAACAACGTCATCACGGGGTTCACCGCGACCGTGCGACCGGCCGCGCTGGGGTGGCTGACCGAGGCGTATGTCGAGGTGTACTGCGACAGCGCGGCGCCGCCCCGCCGGTTGGCTGAAGTGGTGCGCAACCACCCGGAGATCGCGGCGGCGATGACCGTCACCGGGGGCGCCGACGCGCTGCTGCACGTACGGGCGACCGATGTGGAGCACTTCGAGGAGGTGCTGGAACGGATCCGGGCCGAGCCGTTCATCCGCAAGACGATCAGCTACATGGTGCTGTCCCATCTGCTGCCGGACAGCCCGGAGGCGGGCGCCCGGCAGTCCTCCGGAGGCGCCGCACCCTGAAGGCCCGGGGCGCCGCCCCCTGAGGGCCCCGGAGGAACCGCCCGCTAAAACGGAAGGGTCCTCAGCCCGCACCATCGCGCCAGAATGCTGCGTGAACGGCCACCTATACGCAGCATTACTGCGCCGCTGAGCAGCATTTGTTTCTTGTGGCCCGAATCCCTCGCTCCTTACCGTGGAAGCACTCCGGGTGACCCTCTGTGACCTCCGGTCACCCGCAAGCCCCGTTGCAAGCGAAGGGATCGTCCCGTGCCGATGAGTCGTGTGTCGCGCCCCCGGCGCTATCTGGTCTGCGAGCCCAGACACTTCGCTGTGCAGTACGCGATCAATCCATGGATGCGTGCGGAGGTGCCCGTCGACACCGCGCTCGCCGGGCGCCAGTGGGAGACCCTGATGGGCACCTACCGCGCGCACGGGCACACCGTGGAGACGGTGGCCCCGGTGCCCGGCCTGCCGGACATGGTGTTCGCGGCGAACTCCGCGCTCGTCGTCGGCGGCCGGGTCTTCGGCTCGCAGTTCCACGCGCCGCAGCGGCGCCCGGAGTCCACGGAGTACGAGACCTGGTTCAAGGCGGCCGGCTACGACGTCTACCGACCGGAGTCGCCGTGCGAGGGCGAAGGTGATCTCGTACCGGCCGGCCGCTACATCCTGGCGGGTACCGGCTTTCGCACCACCCCGGCGGCGCACCGCGAGGTGCAGGAGTTCTTCGGTGTGCCGACGATCGGCCTGCAGCTGGTGGACCCGTACTTCTACCACCTGGACACCGCGCTGTTCGTCCTGGAGGAGTCACCGGAGACCGGCGAGGCGAACATCGCCTACTACCCCGAGGCGTTCTCGTCCGGCAGCCGTGAGGTGCTGCGGCGGCTGTTCCCCGACGCGGTGCTCGCCACCCGGGAGGACGCCCTGGCCTTCGGCCTCAACTCCGTCTCCGACGGCCGCCATGTCTTCGTCGCCCCACTGGCGACCGGCCTGATCGCTCAGCTCAGCGCGCACGGCTATGTCCCCGTCCCCGTCGACCTGTCGGAGTTCCACAAGGCCGGCGGCGGCATCAAGTGCTGCACCCAGGAGATCCGCTCATGACCGCTCCCACCCGTACTGTCCCGGCCCAGGCTTCCCGTTCGTCCGCGGAGCTGATCCAGGCCGAGAGCCCGGTCCTCGCGCACAACTACCACCCGCTGCCCGTAGTGGTCGCGCGTGCCGAAGGGGTCTGGGTCGAGGACGTCGAGGGCCGCCGCTACCTCGACATGCTGGCCGGCTATTCGGCGCTCAACTTCGGCCACCGCCACCCGGCCCTGATCGAGGCCGCGCACCGCCAGCTCGACCAGCTCACCCTCACCTCCCGCGCCTTCCACAACGACCGTCTCGCCGGTTTCGCCGAAAGTCTCGCCGAACTGACCGGTCTGGACATGGTGCTGCCGATGAACACCGGCGCCGAGGCGGTGGAGAGCGGCATCAAGGTCGCCCGCAAGTGGGCCTACGACGTCAAGGGCGTCCCGGCGGACCGGGCGACGATCGTGGTGGCGGGCGGCAACTTCCACGGCCGGACGACCACCATCGTCGGCTTCTCCGACGACGACACCGCCCGGGTCGGCTTCGGCCCGTTCGCCCCCGGCTTCCGCACCGTCCCGTACAACGATCTCGCCGCGATCGAAGCCGCCCTGGACGAGACGACGGCCGCCGTGCTGATCGAGCCCATCCAGGGCGAGGCGGGCGTCCTCATCCCCGACGACGGCTACCTCACCGGCGTACGCGAACTGACCCGGCGCAACGGCTGTCTGTTCATCGCCGACGAGATCCAGTCCGGGCTGGGCCGCACCGGCACCACCCTGGCGGTCGAGCACGAATCCGTGGTGCCGGACATGCTGCTGCTCGGCAAGGCGCTCGGCGGCGGCATCGTCCCGGTCTCCGCGGTCGTCGCCCGCCGCGAGGTGCTCGGCGTGCTCGGCCCCGGCCAGCACGGCTCGACCTTCGGCGGCAACCCGCTGGCGGCCGCGGTCGGTTCGGCCGTGATCGAGCTGCTGGCCACCGGCGAGTTCCAGCGCCGCGCCGCCGAACTCGGCACACAGCTGCGCAGCGGCCTGACCGCCCTGACCGGCAAGGGCGTCACCGGCTTCCGCGCCCGCGGCCTGTGGGCGGGCGTCGACATCGACCCCACCCTGGGCACGGGCCGGGAGATCAGCGAACGGCTGCTGAAGGAAGGCGTCCTGGTCAAGGACACCCACGGCTCGACGATCCGGCTGGCCCCGCCGCTGACCATCACCGCGGAGGAACTGGAGTCGGCGCTGGGGAGCTTGGAGCGGGCGCTGGGCTGACCCGGCACCCACCCCCGTACGCGCCAAACCCGCCGTACGCGAACCCCGCCGTACGCCGACGCGGCCGCAGCCCCTGGAGAGCTGCGGCCGCGTCCCCGTCCCATGGTGCAGCCGCGCCGCGCCTACCGCGTGGCGCCGTCGTACGGCCGCCTCGGGCGTCCGTAACGGACCGGCTAGAAGGAGCCGTTGCGGTCGATCAGCTCCACACAGGCCTTGTGCGAGCTGCCCTTGAAACGGACACAGAGATCTCCGGTGCCCTGAAGTCCGGGCACCGTGCGACCGACGATCTGGCTGCCGGACCGCTTCGCCTTGAACGAGTAGGAGACGCCGGGCGTGGTGATGTAGACGGTCGCGGACTGCCGGCTCTTGGGCGGGTTGGTCCAGGTCGCGGTGACGGTGCCGGGGTTGGGCAGACCGTTTTGGCCACTGGTCTCGACGCAGATCTGCGGCCCCGACCAGTCGTGGGTGCAGGCGGACGCCGCGGCGTGCGCGGCGGGGGTGGTGGCGACGGCGCTCAGCGCGATCGTTCCGGCGACGGTCAGCGCGCGGAGCAGCTTCGGACGGGTCATGTGTGGGGGGATTCCTCTCCTCGGAATACGGGCGGAAGACACGAAGAATCCCGCCATGAATGGGGCGTGGCGGGCACCGCGTGCACGTAGTTGATCTTAGTCGGATTTCGAACTCATGTGCCATCGGCTTTCGTTGCGCGGCATCGGCGACCGCCCCGCCAATCAACAGCGCCAACTGTCGGGCCGTCGCCTCCGGTTCGGCCACCGGAACCGCCCAGCGGCCGGTCCGCGGGGCCATCGGCTGGTCGTCCAGCGGCAACCGCATCGCGGTGCGCTTCCAGTACGAGTCCCCTGACACGGCCGGCCAATGGTGGCGCGGCGTGGGAGAGACTGCGGCATGGAGTTCTTCTGCTACCACCGCGACCGGCCCGGCTCGCTGACGCTTCGCCAGGAGCTGCTGGAGGACCACTGGTCCTATATGGACCGCTACGCCGAGGAGCTGATCGCCCGCGGCCCCACGCTCCTCGGCGAGGACGGGATACCCACCGGCAGCGTCCACATCGTCGACCTGCCCGATCCGGCCGCCGCCCGCGCCTTCGCCTTCGGCGAGCCCGGCTACCAGGCCGGCGCCTACCGGGACGTGATGCTGCGCCGCTGGCGGAACGTCCTGGGGCGCACC contains these protein-coding regions:
- the rocD gene encoding ornithine--oxo-acid transaminase; its protein translation is MTAPTRTVPAQASRSSAELIQAESPVLAHNYHPLPVVVARAEGVWVEDVEGRRYLDMLAGYSALNFGHRHPALIEAAHRQLDQLTLTSRAFHNDRLAGFAESLAELTGLDMVLPMNTGAEAVESGIKVARKWAYDVKGVPADRATIVVAGGNFHGRTTTIVGFSDDDTARVGFGPFAPGFRTVPYNDLAAIEAALDETTAAVLIEPIQGEAGVLIPDDGYLTGVRELTRRNGCLFIADEIQSGLGRTGTTLAVEHESVVPDMLLLGKALGGGIVPVSAVVARREVLGVLGPGQHGSTFGGNPLAAAVGSAVIELLATGEFQRRAAELGTQLRSGLTALTGKGVTGFRARGLWAGVDIDPTLGTGREISERLLKEGVLVKDTHGSTIRLAPPLTITAEELESALGSLERALG
- a CDS encoding YciI family protein; the encoded protein is MEFFCYHRDRPGSLTLRQELLEDHWSYMDRYAEELIARGPTLLGEDGIPTGSVHIVDLPDPAAARAFAFGEPGYQAGAYRDVMLRRWRNVLGRTMWEFPGGRSGGNHYLVLGLGAGQAADLSVPRDADELIAYGPLLSDDGDRWLGTAALVRAPDPATARAVLTQERYADIEVHNWEFGGRR
- a CDS encoding DUF1348 family protein, giving the protein MGRGGHRVHVVDLSRISNSCAIGFRCAASATAPPINSANCRAVASGSATGTAQRPVRGAIGWSSSGNRIAVRFQYESPDTAGQWWRGVGETAAWSSSATTATGPAR